The following proteins are co-located in the Myxococcus fulvus genome:
- a CDS encoding DUF1990 family protein: MIEWRWLSGWTDEELAPRLAAARSLSRNFEAASGEMTLEGGWNQVHSVSSLGREPPGPPVADGLFARAKGGLETFDFSDPRIVRWHFNADSPLHGRTVLLELKSLAQRLRFLCAVRVGDTREEHGETCSVYGFSFETLGRHIEEGREWFLLRKSHETGEVRFHIEAAWRPGKFPNLWSRVGFTLVGRRYQRAWHRLTHARLRALTLHHPELAGRPAEQGKVDHSGHELEGLGPVRFFAQRAPGRLKSQLEEEVEAVQRGHWLTPIGLGVMAGMRSMSAPALVSHRLAESPEPRTDPLSVALSKPWVPRVLEVLTLGELVGDKLPTTPARVKLVPMTGRIFMGAVAAATSVSGQTRKRRVLAAALGGLAAAASTWTFYSLRKMATTRFRVPSMAAAFAEDALVAAIASRLMPLVSNRPAEA, encoded by the coding sequence ATGATTGAGTGGCGATGGCTCTCGGGTTGGACGGACGAGGAGCTGGCCCCGAGGCTCGCGGCGGCGCGCTCGCTGTCGCGCAACTTCGAGGCGGCGTCGGGGGAGATGACGCTGGAGGGAGGGTGGAACCAGGTGCATTCGGTGTCCTCGCTGGGGCGCGAGCCGCCGGGGCCGCCGGTGGCGGACGGGCTCTTCGCGAGGGCGAAGGGCGGGCTGGAGACGTTCGACTTCTCGGACCCGCGCATCGTGCGCTGGCACTTCAACGCGGACTCGCCGCTGCATGGGCGCACGGTGCTGCTGGAGCTGAAGTCGCTGGCGCAGCGGCTGCGCTTCCTGTGCGCCGTGCGGGTGGGGGACACGCGCGAGGAGCACGGCGAGACGTGCAGCGTGTATGGCTTCAGCTTCGAGACGCTGGGGAGACACATCGAGGAGGGACGCGAGTGGTTCCTCCTGCGCAAGAGCCACGAGACGGGCGAGGTGCGCTTCCACATCGAGGCGGCGTGGCGACCCGGGAAGTTTCCGAACCTGTGGAGCCGCGTGGGCTTCACGCTGGTGGGGCGGCGCTATCAGCGCGCGTGGCATCGGCTGACGCATGCGCGCCTGCGCGCGTTGACGCTGCATCACCCGGAGCTGGCGGGGCGGCCCGCGGAGCAGGGCAAGGTGGACCACTCCGGCCATGAGCTGGAGGGGCTGGGGCCGGTGCGCTTCTTCGCGCAGCGGGCGCCTGGGCGACTGAAGTCACAACTCGAAGAGGAGGTGGAAGCCGTGCAACGAGGACACTGGTTGACGCCCATCGGGCTGGGAGTGATGGCGGGGATGCGGAGCATGAGCGCGCCGGCGCTGGTGAGCCATCGGCTGGCGGAGTCTCCGGAGCCGAGGACGGACCCGCTGTCGGTCGCGCTGTCGAAGCCCTGGGTGCCTCGGGTGCTGGAGGTGCTGACGCTCGGGGAGCTGGTGGGGGACAAGCTGCCGACGACGCCCGCGCGCGTGAAGCTGGTGCCGATGACGGGGCGCATCTTCATGGGCGCGGTGGCCGCCGCGACGTCGGTGTCGGGGCAGACGCGAAAGCGCAGGGTGCTCGCGGCGGCGCTGGGTGGGCTCGCGGCGGCGGCTTCGACGTGGACGTTCTATTCGCTGCGGAAGATGGCCACGACCCGGTTCCGGGTGCCGAGCATGGCGGCGGCGTTCGCGGAGGATGCGCTGGTGGCGGCCATCGCCTCGCGGTTGATGCCGCTGGTCTCCAATCGCCCCGCGGAGGCGTGA
- a CDS encoding DUF1990 family protein gives MPPVVAVPIMVGPDLAKGERVHHTTDTTEGEAGDLQLPEAGAGPLLQRDYWAVIRQCHHRPSDLVDWVARRFPELAPDELCVFERESGSREGQPLELGEGLTVHIQGAGTFGVRVIHKDRQSLTLATLPGHPEAGRITFGAYRNEYGDVLFHIRSRARSGSPVHYWGFVAGGEAMQTNTWTEFVLRVAVSTGEGVVGVIHAETVELEDEPEGGDVTAGPTFLARGDEADD, from the coding sequence ATGCCTCCCGTCGTGGCGGTCCCCATCATGGTGGGACCGGACCTGGCAAAGGGCGAGAGGGTGCACCACACAACGGACACGACAGAGGGCGAGGCGGGCGACCTGCAGCTCCCGGAGGCGGGCGCGGGGCCGCTGTTGCAACGCGACTACTGGGCCGTCATCCGCCAATGCCATCACCGGCCGTCGGACCTGGTGGACTGGGTGGCCCGCCGCTTCCCGGAGCTGGCGCCGGACGAGCTGTGTGTCTTCGAGCGGGAGAGCGGCTCGCGCGAGGGGCAGCCGCTGGAGCTGGGCGAGGGGCTCACGGTGCACATCCAGGGCGCGGGCACGTTCGGGGTGCGCGTCATCCACAAGGACCGGCAGAGCCTGACGCTCGCCACGCTGCCGGGGCACCCGGAGGCCGGGCGCATCACCTTCGGCGCGTACCGCAACGAGTACGGGGACGTGCTCTTCCACATCCGCAGCCGCGCGCGCTCCGGCTCGCCCGTCCACTACTGGGGGTTCGTGGCGGGGGGCGAGGCGATGCAGACCAACACCTGGACGGAGTTCGTGCTGCGCGTGGCGGTGTCCACGGGCGAGGGCGTGGTGGGTGTCATCCACGCGGAGACGGTGGAGCTGGAGGACGAGCCCGAGGGGGGCGACGTGACGGCGGGTCCCACGTTCCTCGCGCGAGGAGACGAAGCCGATGATTGA
- a CDS encoding DNA alkylation repair protein produces the protein MAEPLKTFFDARLVERLGTSLHRAHPAFPLDTFLREARDGLEAHELVGRARHLCLAMRRSLPDDYPKAVQVLLRSLGPVREVDRVGGMEVFFYLPHTTFVAEYGLGHFEESMKAQHALTQRFTAEFSIRPFLEKHPEKTLARLREWATDSNVHVRRLVSEGTRPRLPWGSRLRAFQEDPTPVLGLLELLKDDPELYVRRSVANNLNDIGKDHPDVLVKVAKQWMKDATPEREWLVRHALRFAIKRGEPSALEVVGAGKPSGIEVRPTQVPRRAKLGGAMDVRFVVANRSRKEQSLVVDLAVHFFKSRGEAPQPKVFKVRELVLGAGQEEEVGKRVSLAQLSTRRHYAGPHRLEVRVNGVDQPLGTVDVVE, from the coding sequence ATGGCGGAGCCTCTCAAGACCTTCTTCGACGCGCGGCTGGTGGAGCGGCTGGGCACCTCGCTGCACCGCGCGCACCCCGCGTTCCCCCTCGACACGTTCCTGCGCGAGGCCCGGGACGGCCTGGAGGCACACGAGCTGGTGGGTCGGGCCCGGCACCTGTGTCTGGCCATGCGGCGCTCGCTGCCGGACGACTACCCGAAGGCGGTGCAGGTGCTGCTGCGCTCGTTGGGGCCGGTGCGGGAGGTGGACCGGGTGGGCGGCATGGAGGTCTTCTTCTACCTGCCCCACACCACCTTCGTGGCGGAGTATGGGTTGGGGCACTTCGAGGAGTCCATGAAGGCGCAGCACGCGCTCACCCAGCGCTTCACGGCGGAGTTCTCCATCCGGCCGTTCCTGGAGAAGCACCCGGAGAAGACGCTGGCGCGGCTGCGCGAGTGGGCCACGGATTCCAACGTGCACGTGCGGCGGCTGGTCTCCGAGGGCACGCGGCCCAGGCTGCCGTGGGGCTCCCGGCTGCGCGCCTTCCAGGAGGACCCGACGCCGGTGCTGGGGCTGTTGGAGCTGCTCAAGGACGACCCGGAGCTGTACGTGCGCCGCTCGGTGGCCAACAACCTCAACGACATCGGCAAGGACCATCCGGACGTGCTGGTGAAGGTGGCGAAGCAGTGGATGAAGGACGCCACGCCGGAGCGCGAGTGGCTGGTGCGCCACGCGCTGCGCTTCGCCATCAAGCGCGGCGAGCCCTCCGCGCTGGAGGTGGTGGGCGCGGGCAAGCCCTCGGGCATCGAGGTGCGCCCCACGCAGGTGCCCCGGCGCGCGAAGCTGGGCGGCGCCATGGACGTGCGCTTCGTGGTGGCCAACCGCTCCCGGAAGGAGCAGTCGCTGGTGGTGGACCTGGCGGTGCACTTCTTCAAGTCGCGCGGAGAGGCGCCCCAGCCCAAGGTCTTCAAGGTGCGCGAGCTGGTGCTGGGCGCGGGCCAGGAGGAGGAGGTGGGCAAGCGCGTGTCGCTGGCGCAGCTGTCCACGCGCCGCCACTACGCGGGCCCGCATCGGCTGGAGGTGCGCGTCAACGGCGTGGACCAGCCGCTGGGCACGGTGGACGTGGTGGAGTGA
- a CDS encoding PAS domain-containing sensor histidine kinase translates to MRSSEPALREQLSFVTDPLALLEGLFLHSPVPYAIFDVEGHCRLSNPAYRAMFGSVPPPEYSLFRDELVAKLGLDVLLRRAFAGETVQTPVIWYDVKELRHIEVKDAHRIAIACTCFPLSATGGEVRHIALAYKDVTAELAAREAEQLERSRLYQLLTQSPVAINLLRGPELRFEFANPLLQKLMGGRALVGRALLEAIPDISPELVSLYLGVLETGEPVAAHEYPLVIDYAGQGQVETRYWNMLYEPLRDERGRVDGLVTFAFEVTEQVLARHAVENQQRWLEAVLDSMPMPVVMAEPGTGNLVFSNAAADRLHGQHIPTRVSASEYGALFHVTDLQGRRLSGDELPSSRAARGEKLEGMEAVWHTDAGERVLSISSEMLPAMHGHPAVTLLPFLDITRLKTVEQRLQEAIRARDEFLSVASHELKTPLTVLSLRLQAFARATLVDPESPWALRHGREVQGMLRQVMRLADLVNGLLDVSRIGTGRLRLELEQVDLRALVQEVVVRFQPEAERAECQVELEGGPPAVGTWDRMRLEQVVTNLVSNALKYGAGRPVRLRVEEDAGLARLCVRDEGIGISLDAQARIFHKFERAVSERNYGGLGLGLYVARTLVEAMRGVIRVDSHPGEGSTFTVELPLVPEAPPVAATDLAS, encoded by the coding sequence GTGCGTTCGTCCGAGCCCGCGCTGCGTGAACAGCTCTCCTTCGTGACGGACCCGCTGGCGCTCCTGGAGGGCTTGTTCCTCCACTCGCCCGTGCCCTACGCCATCTTCGACGTGGAGGGGCACTGCCGGCTGAGCAACCCGGCGTACCGGGCGATGTTCGGCTCGGTGCCGCCGCCCGAGTACAGCCTCTTTCGCGACGAGCTGGTGGCGAAGCTGGGCTTGGATGTCCTGCTGCGCCGGGCCTTCGCGGGCGAGACGGTGCAGACGCCGGTCATCTGGTACGACGTGAAGGAGCTGCGGCACATCGAGGTGAAGGACGCGCACCGCATCGCCATCGCGTGTACGTGCTTCCCGCTGTCCGCGACCGGAGGCGAGGTGCGCCACATCGCCCTGGCCTACAAGGACGTGACGGCGGAGCTGGCCGCGCGCGAGGCGGAGCAACTGGAGAGGAGCCGGCTCTACCAGCTCCTCACGCAGTCGCCCGTGGCCATCAACCTGTTGCGCGGCCCGGAGCTGCGGTTCGAGTTCGCCAACCCGCTCTTGCAGAAGCTGATGGGCGGCCGCGCGCTGGTGGGCCGCGCGCTGCTGGAGGCGATTCCAGACATCTCCCCGGAGCTGGTGAGCCTGTACCTGGGCGTGCTGGAGACGGGCGAGCCGGTGGCGGCGCACGAGTACCCGCTGGTCATCGACTACGCGGGCCAGGGGCAGGTGGAGACGCGCTACTGGAACATGCTCTATGAGCCCTTGCGGGACGAGCGCGGGCGGGTGGACGGGCTGGTGACGTTCGCCTTCGAGGTGACCGAGCAGGTGCTCGCCCGGCACGCGGTGGAGAACCAGCAGCGGTGGCTGGAGGCGGTGCTGGACTCCATGCCCATGCCGGTGGTGATGGCGGAGCCGGGCACGGGCAACCTCGTCTTCTCCAACGCGGCGGCGGACCGGCTGCATGGCCAGCACATCCCCACGCGCGTGTCCGCGTCGGAGTACGGCGCGCTGTTCCACGTCACGGACCTGCAGGGGCGCAGGCTCTCCGGAGACGAGCTGCCGTCCTCGCGCGCGGCCCGGGGCGAGAAGCTGGAGGGCATGGAGGCGGTGTGGCACACCGACGCGGGCGAGCGGGTGCTGAGCATCTCCTCGGAGATGCTGCCCGCGATGCATGGCCACCCGGCGGTGACGCTCCTGCCCTTCCTGGACATCACCCGGCTGAAGACGGTGGAGCAGCGGCTGCAGGAGGCCATCCGCGCGCGCGACGAGTTCCTCTCCGTGGCGAGCCACGAGCTGAAGACGCCGCTGACGGTGCTGAGCCTGCGGCTGCAGGCCTTCGCGCGCGCGACGCTGGTGGACCCGGAGTCGCCCTGGGCCCTGCGCCACGGCCGCGAGGTGCAGGGGATGCTTCGGCAGGTGATGCGGCTGGCGGACCTGGTCAACGGCCTCTTGGACGTGTCGCGCATCGGCACGGGGCGGCTGCGCCTGGAGCTGGAGCAGGTGGACCTGCGCGCGCTGGTGCAGGAGGTGGTGGTGCGCTTCCAGCCGGAGGCCGAGCGCGCGGAGTGTCAGGTGGAGCTGGAGGGCGGGCCGCCCGCGGTGGGGACGTGGGACCGGATGCGGCTGGAGCAGGTCGTCACCAACCTGGTGTCCAACGCGCTGAAGTACGGCGCGGGGCGGCCCGTGCGGCTGCGCGTGGAGGAGGACGCGGGGCTGGCGCGCCTGTGCGTGCGCGACGAGGGCATCGGCATCAGCCTGGATGCCCAGGCGCGCATCTTCCACAAGTTCGAGCGCGCGGTGTCCGAGCGCAACTACGGCGGCCTGGGCCTGGGGTTGTACGTCGCGCGCACGCTGGTGGAGGCCATGCGGGGCGTCATCCGCGTGGACAGCCACCCGGGCGAGGGCTCCACCTTCACCGTGGAGCTCCCGCTCGTCCCGGAGGCGCCCCCCGTGGCGGCCACGGACTTGGCGTCCTGA
- the recF gene encoding DNA replication/repair protein RecF (All proteins in this family for which functions are known are DNA-binding proteins that assist the filamentation of RecA onto DNA for the initiation of recombination or recombinational repair.), which translates to MRLLALHVQDFRNLAQVSLTPSAHATIAVGQNGQGKTNLLEALYFLATLKPLRAGRLSELVRWGTQTARVSGRFLLKGAEREIAVEVGGGTRQAFVDGKKAASLEEYFGGVSVVAFTPDDLEVVKGGPDSRRAFLDRAVFNRFPAYLRESREYARALKNRNRLLREGGAVDPAYLDAYDETLAKAGARIYSRRRALMAELAPRAQATFASIGRTVDPAVYGYHPAHLACDFATADEAALASSLRESLTARMRRDLDRGFTSVGPHSDDVSVTLGGRSARAYASQGQQRALVLGWKIAEIENLESCTGFLPLLMLDDVSSELDPERNAYLMDYLARSGAQVFLSTTDGSLVRGAAAGDTLWLSVHSGAVTLREEDAPPVG; encoded by the coding sequence GTGCGCCTCCTCGCACTCCACGTCCAGGACTTCCGCAATCTCGCGCAGGTGTCGCTCACCCCGAGTGCCCACGCCACCATCGCGGTGGGGCAGAACGGGCAGGGCAAGACGAACCTGCTGGAGGCGCTGTACTTCCTCGCCACGCTCAAGCCGCTGCGCGCCGGGCGCCTGTCGGAGCTGGTGCGCTGGGGCACGCAGACGGCCCGCGTGTCCGGCCGCTTCCTGCTCAAGGGGGCCGAGCGCGAAATCGCGGTGGAGGTGGGCGGCGGCACCCGGCAGGCCTTCGTGGACGGCAAGAAGGCCGCGAGCCTGGAGGAGTACTTCGGCGGCGTCTCCGTGGTGGCCTTCACCCCGGACGACCTGGAGGTGGTCAAGGGCGGGCCGGACTCACGGCGGGCCTTCCTGGACCGCGCCGTGTTCAACCGCTTCCCCGCGTACCTGCGCGAGAGCCGCGAGTACGCGCGCGCGCTGAAGAACCGCAACCGCCTCTTGCGCGAGGGCGGCGCGGTGGACCCCGCCTACCTGGACGCCTACGATGAGACGCTGGCCAAGGCCGGCGCGCGCATCTACTCGCGACGGCGCGCGTTGATGGCGGAGCTCGCGCCGCGCGCGCAGGCGACCTTCGCCTCGATTGGCCGCACGGTGGACCCGGCCGTGTATGGCTATCACCCGGCGCACCTGGCCTGTGACTTCGCCACGGCGGATGAGGCCGCGCTGGCCTCCTCCCTGCGCGAGTCCCTGACGGCCCGGATGCGCCGCGACTTGGACCGGGGCTTCACCTCGGTGGGGCCTCACTCGGACGATGTGTCGGTGACGCTGGGAGGCCGCAGCGCCCGGGCCTACGCGAGCCAGGGGCAGCAGCGCGCGCTGGTGCTCGGCTGGAAGATTGCTGAAATCGAAAACCTCGAGTCCTGCACGGGCTTCCTGCCGCTCTTGATGCTGGACGACGTGTCGAGCGAGCTGGACCCGGAGCGCAACGCCTACCTGATGGACTACCTGGCGAGGAGCGGCGCGCAGGTCTTCCTGTCCACCACGGATGGCTCGCTGGTGAGGGGCGCCGCGGCCGGGGACACGCTGTGGCTCTCCGTGCACTCGGGCGCGGTCACGCTCCGCGAAGAGGACGCGCCCCCGGTCGGCTGA
- a CDS encoding MlaE family ABC transporter permease: MNASTEVDAGEQAAPPRPGLWDKAKERLESLGAMTVMTGQVLQRVVRPPFDGKTLIFHIESLGVRSLPIALLTAMFAGLVISLQFGYFLARFGVQYTVGRVVILTLFRELAPVLTALTVGARLGSGMAAELGAMTVTEQVDAIRALGADPLRKLVVPRVLACLLVMPVLTVFADVVGLVAGAVVVNTQYAISFDLFFQGALDAVFMQDFVSGVFKGAVFGFIIGLVGCFKGLTVEGGTEGVGRATTQTVAITSVAVCLADFFITKVTLYL, translated from the coding sequence ATGAACGCCTCGACCGAAGTGGACGCGGGCGAGCAGGCGGCGCCCCCCAGGCCCGGGCTCTGGGACAAGGCGAAGGAGCGGCTGGAGTCGCTGGGCGCGATGACGGTGATGACGGGGCAGGTGCTCCAGCGCGTGGTGCGGCCGCCGTTCGACGGCAAGACGCTCATCTTCCACATCGAGTCGCTGGGCGTGCGCTCGCTGCCCATCGCGCTGCTGACGGCGATGTTCGCCGGGCTCGTCATCTCGCTGCAGTTCGGCTACTTCCTGGCGCGCTTCGGGGTGCAGTACACGGTGGGGCGCGTGGTCATCCTCACGCTGTTCCGCGAGCTGGCCCCGGTGCTGACGGCGCTGACGGTGGGCGCCAGGCTGGGCAGCGGCATGGCGGCGGAATTGGGCGCCATGACGGTGACGGAGCAGGTGGACGCCATCCGCGCGCTGGGGGCGGACCCGCTGCGCAAGCTGGTGGTGCCGCGCGTGCTGGCGTGCCTCTTGGTGATGCCGGTGCTCACGGTGTTCGCGGACGTGGTGGGGCTGGTGGCGGGCGCGGTGGTGGTGAACACGCAGTACGCCATCTCCTTCGACCTGTTCTTCCAGGGCGCGCTGGACGCCGTGTTCATGCAGGACTTCGTGTCCGGCGTGTTCAAGGGCGCGGTGTTCGGCTTCATCATCGGCCTGGTGGGGTGCTTCAAGGGGCTGACGGTGGAGGGCGGCACGGAGGGCGTGGGACGCGCCACCACGCAGACGGTGGCGATTACTTCCGTGGCGGTGTGTCTGGCCGACTTCTTCATCACCAAGGTGACGCTGTACCTGTGA
- a CDS encoding ABC transporter ATP-binding protein, whose amino-acid sequence MPFASRQEAPTFEFQQPTPGEQLIHFQHLQKSFGPKRVYDDLELDVRAGETLVVLGGSGTGKSVLLKCLIGLQRPDAGRILFQGRDVTGFSEGQFIPVRRHVAMVFQGAALFDSLSVGENVAYPLREHYPDMPLSEVRDRVAEKLELVNLPGTERLMPADLSGGMKKRVGLARAIATNPEVILWDEPTTGLDPVTTQSINAMINSMKTKLGSTSIVVTHDLVSAFAVGDRMAMLANRRIVQVGTPGEFRRSKVPEVRAFLDARRVELEPEAAS is encoded by the coding sequence ATGCCCTTCGCCTCTCGCCAGGAAGCTCCCACGTTCGAGTTCCAGCAGCCCACGCCGGGTGAGCAGCTCATCCACTTCCAGCACCTCCAGAAGTCCTTCGGCCCCAAGCGCGTCTATGACGACCTGGAGCTGGACGTACGGGCGGGGGAGACGCTGGTGGTGCTGGGAGGCTCGGGCACGGGCAAGAGCGTGCTGCTCAAGTGCCTCATCGGGCTGCAGCGGCCGGACGCGGGCCGCATCCTCTTCCAGGGGCGGGACGTGACGGGGTTCTCGGAAGGGCAGTTCATCCCGGTGCGGCGGCACGTGGCGATGGTGTTCCAGGGCGCGGCGCTGTTCGACTCGCTGAGCGTGGGGGAGAACGTGGCGTATCCCCTGCGGGAACACTACCCGGACATGCCGCTGTCCGAGGTGCGCGACCGGGTGGCGGAGAAGCTGGAGCTGGTGAACCTGCCGGGCACGGAGCGGCTGATGCCGGCGGACCTGTCGGGCGGCATGAAGAAGCGGGTGGGGTTGGCGCGGGCCATCGCCACGAATCCGGAAGTCATCCTCTGGGACGAGCCCACCACGGGGTTGGACCCGGTGACCACGCAGTCCATCAACGCGATGATCAACTCGATGAAGACCAAGCTCGGCAGCACCTCCATCGTCGTGACGCACGACCTGGTGAGCGCGTTCGCGGTGGGGGACCGGATGGCGATGCTGGCCAACAGGCGCATCGTGCAGGTGGGGACGCCGGGCGAGTTCCGGCGCTCGAAGGTGCCGGAGGTGCGGGCGTTCCTGGACGCGCGGCGGGTGGAGCTGGAGCCGGAGGCGGCGTCATGA
- a CDS encoding MlaD family protein has protein sequence MSLFTSTSGEKRLALRAGLFVAIGLAVAGVVVFFIGQESRLFQRQVMYRAYFTNVQGLSDQSPVWLGGLEVGKVTGIFFSQDPNDPKLEVQLQVSARYADRVKTDSLAQLSSMGVLGDKAVDISLGTPTAPPIEPGGVLASSTSGDLSKLLSSASEVMDNSVAISKSLLKTVEAYGDPKLAGDVQRGMASLRALLEQVQNGDGVLHALIYDKEAGREVRTLMANASSAAKRVDGAVGHVEALLREVRTGDGTAHALIYGNEGATALRELGAAAGQLAGLIEDAKKSPNGAVHQLVYGDASGMFADLGSAAADLKQITATVAKGEGTVGGLISDPTVYEDLREVLGNVKRNRILRALVRFSLNNREDLEQVGKVKRVEPKAEAPASPEQETRPPASVTVGESVTPPAPGTTQTPEPASTPATAAE, from the coding sequence ATGAGCCTGTTCACCTCGACGTCGGGCGAGAAGCGGCTGGCGCTGCGGGCCGGGCTGTTCGTGGCCATCGGCCTGGCGGTGGCGGGCGTGGTGGTGTTCTTCATCGGCCAGGAGTCGCGGCTGTTCCAGCGGCAGGTGATGTACCGCGCGTACTTCACCAACGTGCAGGGCCTGAGCGACCAGTCCCCGGTGTGGCTGGGCGGCCTGGAGGTGGGGAAGGTGACGGGCATCTTCTTCTCCCAGGACCCCAACGACCCGAAGCTGGAGGTGCAACTTCAAGTCTCCGCGCGGTACGCGGACCGCGTGAAGACGGACTCGCTGGCGCAGCTGAGCAGCATGGGTGTGCTCGGGGACAAGGCGGTGGACATCTCGCTGGGCACGCCCACGGCGCCGCCGATCGAGCCGGGCGGGGTGCTGGCGTCGTCGACGAGCGGGGATTTGTCCAAGCTCTTGAGCAGCGCGAGCGAGGTGATGGACAACTCGGTGGCCATCAGCAAGTCGCTCCTGAAGACGGTGGAGGCGTACGGGGACCCGAAGCTCGCCGGTGACGTGCAGCGGGGCATGGCGTCGCTCAGGGCGCTGCTGGAGCAGGTGCAGAACGGGGACGGGGTGCTGCACGCGCTCATCTACGACAAGGAGGCGGGGCGTGAGGTGCGCACGCTGATGGCGAACGCGTCGAGCGCGGCGAAGCGGGTGGATGGCGCGGTGGGGCACGTGGAGGCGCTCTTGCGCGAGGTGCGCACGGGTGACGGCACGGCGCACGCGCTCATCTACGGCAACGAGGGCGCCACGGCGCTGCGCGAGCTGGGCGCGGCGGCGGGGCAGCTGGCGGGGTTGATTGAAGACGCGAAGAAGAGCCCGAACGGGGCGGTGCACCAGCTGGTGTACGGGGATGCGAGCGGGATGTTCGCGGACCTGGGCAGCGCGGCGGCGGACCTGAAGCAGATTACGGCGACGGTGGCGAAGGGCGAGGGCACGGTGGGCGGGCTCATCAGCGACCCCACGGTGTACGAGGACTTGCGCGAGGTGCTGGGCAACGTGAAGCGCAACCGCATCCTCCGCGCGCTGGTGCGCTTCTCGCTGAACAACCGCGAGGATTTGGAGCAGGTGGGGAAGGTCAAGCGCGTGGAGCCCAAGGCCGAGGCGCCCGCCTCGCCCGAGCAAGAGACGCGGCCGCCCGCCTCCGTGACGGTGGGGGAGTCGGTGACGCCGCCCGCGCCCGGGACGACGCAGACGCCCGAGCCGGCGTCGACTCCGGCGACCGCCGCGGAGTGA
- a CDS encoding terpene synthase family protein, with the protein MLPAVNFPMPFVSRCHPDLEAARQRNLEWAREVGLVVNEADARRLLLWDMAGIFAYWLPRASREGLDLAIDTITVGVFLEEHMEASIDKPPEFVRDACAEMFAVIEPGGLQTPSTVLSAAFVTLWARLCEGAPLEWKRRVALHWRWFIDAYIEEARWRGSRVPQTLEGYLKLRRESGFTHVMVDMSERANGFTLPDRVRDIPSVARIITLTVDIVDVMNDVCSLEKELALGDVHNVVLVLQHERGLSQEAAIAESYEMMRRWCDEIIQLEALIPQDCVRHGLSQVETENLLHFVRALKEGIGGQPDWYRTCGRYENASNPRAVAVGTTNPMRPLLVTPAHP; encoded by the coding sequence GTGCTGCCCGCCGTGAATTTCCCCATGCCTTTTGTATCGCGCTGCCATCCAGACCTGGAGGCCGCTCGACAGCGCAATCTCGAGTGGGCCCGAGAGGTCGGCCTGGTGGTCAACGAGGCGGACGCCCGTCGTCTGCTCCTCTGGGACATGGCCGGCATCTTCGCCTACTGGCTCCCCCGGGCTTCGAGGGAGGGGCTCGACCTGGCCATCGATACCATCACCGTCGGAGTCTTCCTCGAAGAGCACATGGAAGCCTCCATCGACAAGCCGCCCGAGTTCGTCCGGGACGCTTGCGCGGAGATGTTCGCCGTCATCGAGCCCGGGGGGCTTCAGACTCCGTCCACGGTCCTCTCCGCCGCGTTCGTCACCCTGTGGGCGCGCCTGTGCGAAGGGGCTCCGCTCGAATGGAAGCGGCGCGTCGCGCTGCATTGGCGCTGGTTCATCGACGCGTACATCGAGGAGGCACGCTGGCGGGGAAGTCGCGTCCCCCAGACGCTGGAAGGCTACCTGAAGCTGCGCCGGGAATCCGGTTTCACCCATGTGATGGTCGACATGTCCGAGCGAGCCAATGGCTTCACGCTCCCCGACAGGGTCCGGGACATCCCCAGCGTGGCGCGAATCATCACCCTGACGGTGGACATCGTCGACGTCATGAACGACGTCTGCTCGCTCGAGAAGGAGCTCGCGCTCGGCGACGTTCACAACGTCGTGCTCGTCCTGCAACACGAGCGTGGCCTGTCGCAGGAGGCCGCCATCGCGGAGTCCTACGAGATGATGCGGCGCTGGTGCGACGAAATCATCCAGCTCGAGGCCCTCATCCCCCAGGACTGCGTCCGGCATGGGCTCTCCCAGGTGGAGACCGAAAACCTGCTCCACTTCGTCCGCGCCCTGAAGGAGGGCATCGGCGGACAGCCGGACTGGTACAGGACCTGTGGACGCTACGAGAACGCCTCGAATCCCAGGGCCGTGGCCGTCGGCACCACGAATCCGATGCGCCCCCTCCTCGTGACACCCGCGCATCCCTGA